The Solanum lycopersicum chromosome 6, SLM_r2.1 genome has a window encoding:
- the LOC101250412 gene encoding transcription factor MYB48-like has protein sequence MAQEEMRRGPWMEQEDLQLAFYVNLFGDRRWDFLAKVSGLRRTGKSCRLRWVNYLHPGLKRGKMTPQEERLILELHSKWGNRWSRIAMKLPGRTDNEIKNYWRTHMRKKAHDERKNNASSFSPSSSFSNSSSFSSNSPDVDFTPIKKNNERNFYDTGGLDKKNDGDKMKVYSMDEIWKDIELSQISETMDNIKPIMPSPIWNYCPNTLWMSNEEETKMFPQFYCLDNQDNTFFAG, from the exons ATGGCACAAGAAGAAATGAGAAGAGGACCATGGATGGAACAAGAAGATCTTCAACTTGCATTTTATGTGAACTTGTTTGGCGATCGACGATGGGATTTCTTAGCCAAAGTTTCAG GTTTAAGAAGAACAGGAAAAAGTTGTAGATTACGATGGGTGAATTACTTACATCCTGGTCTCAAACGTGGAAAAATGACTCCTCAAGAAGAACGTCTTATTCTTGAACTCCACTCCAAATGGGGAAATAG ATGGTCAAGAATTGCTATGAAATTACCAGGAAGAACTGATAATGAAATCAAGAATTACTGGAGAACTCATATGAGAAAAAAGGCTCACGATGAGAGGAAAAATAACGCGTCTAGTTTTTCTCCATCTTCATCCTTCTCCAACTCTTCATCTTTCTCATCTAATAGTCCTGATGTGGATTTCACGCCTATTAAGAAAAACAATGAAAGGAACTTCTACGATACGGGTGGActtgacaaaaaaaatgatgGTGACAAAATGAAGGTGTACTCCATGGATGAAATATGGAAAGATATTGAATTATCTCAAATAAGTGAAACAATGGATAATATTAAACCAATTATGCCATCACCTATATGGAATTATTGCCCAAATACACTATGGATGtcaaatgaagaagaaactaAAATGTTTCCTCAATTTTATTGCTTGGACAACCAGGATAACACATTCTTTGCTGGCTAA